One Deinococcus aestuarii DNA segment encodes these proteins:
- a CDS encoding YbjN domain-containing protein, producing the protein MTMETALLTLDTLAKYLRDKEVQLDLEENNGQRFIRMGWRFEMGDAAVLVSVNDGPNNTSRLEITCVTQKQYPERRAEIVNILNDRNRERAFSRSIDGDGNVWLEYVGFYPTLAEMPQETFDTLFGGVLMHFQDDYAALEGFVPGPQLQQPQA; encoded by the coding sequence ATGACGATGGAAACGGCGCTTCTGACGCTGGACACGCTGGCGAAGTACCTGCGCGACAAGGAAGTTCAGCTCGACCTCGAGGAAAACAACGGCCAGCGCTTCATCCGCATGGGCTGGCGCTTCGAGATGGGCGACGCGGCGGTGCTCGTCTCCGTGAATGACGGCCCCAACAACACCAGCCGCCTGGAGATCACCTGCGTGACCCAGAAGCAGTACCCCGAGCGGCGCGCGGAGATCGTGAATATCCTCAACGACCGCAACCGCGAGCGGGCCTTTTCCCGCTCCATCGACGGCGACGGCAACGTCTGGCTGGAATACGTGGGCTTCTACCCCACCCTCGCCGAGATGCCCCAGGAGACCTTCGATACCCTCTTCGGCGGCGTGCTGATGCACTTTCAGGACGATTACGCGGCGCTGGAGGGCTTCGTCCCCGGC
- a CDS encoding M24 family metallopeptidase yields the protein MSQLEGLRAAMGRAGVDALWVSGPANVRALSGFSSSSDGKVLVTAGEATLYTDARYTVQAREESPLTLFVARPPETYAHAASAVKGLRVGFEAEHLTVAGLEDLRAHWDAALVPTRGLVEALRLVKTAEEVQAIRDAQGVADRVFGEVRPMIRAGVRELDVALELELGLRRAGASVGFDVIVASGPRGAMPHGVASERVIEDGDLVTVDFGARLKGYHSDMTRTVAVGTPTEEMRRVYHAVLEAEEAAVAAVRPGVRAADLDALARGILERHGLGEAFAHSLGHGVGLNIHEGPSLRGGSEDMLEAGMVVTVEPGAYLPGVGGVRIEDLVLVTEGGCEVLSHAPKERV from the coding sequence ATGAGCCAACTGGAGGGGTTGAGGGCGGCGATGGGCCGCGCGGGCGTGGACGCCCTGTGGGTGAGCGGCCCGGCGAACGTGCGCGCGCTGAGCGGATTTTCGAGTTCCTCGGACGGCAAGGTGCTGGTGACGGCGGGGGAGGCGACACTCTACACCGACGCCCGGTACACGGTGCAGGCGCGGGAGGAGTCGCCGCTGACCCTCTTCGTCGCCCGCCCGCCGGAAACGTACGCGCACGCCGCCTCCGCCGTGAAGGGGCTGCGGGTGGGCTTCGAGGCCGAGCACCTGACGGTGGCGGGGCTGGAGGACCTGCGGGCGCACTGGGACGCGGCGCTGGTGCCGACCCGGGGGCTGGTGGAGGCGCTGCGCCTGGTCAAGACGGCGGAGGAGGTGCAGGCGATCCGCGACGCGCAAGGCGTCGCCGACCGGGTGTTCGGGGAGGTGCGGCCCATGATCCGGGCGGGGGTGCGCGAACTCGACGTGGCGCTCGAACTCGAACTCGGGCTGCGGCGGGCGGGGGCGTCGGTCGGCTTCGACGTGATCGTGGCGAGCGGGCCGCGCGGGGCGATGCCGCACGGGGTCGCGTCGGAAAGGGTGATCGAGGACGGCGACCTCGTGACGGTGGACTTCGGGGCGAGGTTGAAGGGCTACCACTCCGACATGACCCGGACGGTGGCGGTGGGCACACCGACCGAGGAGATGCGGCGCGTGTATCACGCCGTGCTGGAGGCGGAGGAAGCCGCCGTCGCCGCGGTGCGGCCCGGGGTGCGGGCGGCGGACCTCGACGCGCTGGCCCGCGGGATTCTGGAGCGGCACGGGCTGGGTGAGGCGTTCGCGCACTCGCTGGGGCACGGGGTGGGGCTGAACATCCACGAGGGGCCGAGCCTGCGGGGGGGCAGCGAGGACATGCTGGAAGCGGGCATGGTGGTGACGGTCGAGCCGGGGGCGTACCTGCCGGGGGTGGGCGGGGTGCGGATCGAGGACCTCGTGCTGGTGACGGAGGGGGGCTGCGAGGTGCTCAGCCACGCCCCCAAGGAGCGGGTGTAG
- the sucC gene encoding ADP-forming succinate--CoA ligase subunit beta encodes MKLHEYQGKELLRRFGVNVQEGRVAYTPDEVRDIAREYGQPVVVKAQVHVGGRGKAGGVKFSPNLDKAFENGQNILGMDIKGLTVKKVLVTKAVDIDAGTEYYVGMIVDRNVQSYTLMASAEGGMEIEEVAAATPEKIIKHRVDPVTGLRPFEAREVAIQAGFKGNLNKIADMMVKMSEAALKMDAVLVEINPLFVEADGTPLALDTKFEIDDNAMYRHKDLLDWRELEAEHPLEIEASKYGFAYVKLDGNVGVLGNGAGIVMTSLDVVNRAGAKPANFLDIGGGAKADIVYNAVKLVSKDRDVQAIFINIFGGITRADEVAKGVIQALNEGILTKPVRMRIAGTAEEEAKALLAEVNSPLIQMYPDMFQAAEAAAQEANK; translated from the coding sequence GTGAAGCTTCACGAGTATCAGGGCAAGGAGCTCTTGCGCCGCTTCGGCGTCAACGTGCAAGAAGGCAGGGTCGCCTACACGCCCGACGAGGTGCGCGACATCGCCCGCGAGTACGGGCAACCCGTCGTCGTCAAGGCGCAGGTCCACGTCGGCGGACGCGGCAAGGCGGGCGGCGTGAAGTTCAGCCCCAACCTCGACAAGGCCTTCGAGAACGGCCAGAACATCCTCGGCATGGACATCAAGGGCCTGACGGTGAAAAAGGTCCTCGTGACCAAGGCCGTCGACATCGACGCGGGCACCGAGTACTACGTCGGCATGATCGTGGACCGCAACGTCCAGTCCTACACCCTGATGGCCTCCGCGGAAGGCGGCATGGAGATCGAGGAGGTCGCCGCCGCCACCCCCGAGAAGATCATCAAGCACCGCGTGGACCCGGTGACCGGCCTGCGCCCCTTCGAGGCGCGCGAGGTGGCGATCCAGGCCGGCTTCAAGGGCAACCTCAACAAGATCGCCGACATGATGGTCAAGATGTCGGAGGCGGCCCTCAAGATGGACGCCGTGCTCGTCGAGATCAATCCCCTCTTCGTGGAGGCGGACGGCACGCCGCTCGCGCTCGACACCAAGTTCGAGATCGACGACAACGCCATGTACCGCCACAAGGACCTTCTCGACTGGCGCGAGCTGGAGGCCGAGCACCCGCTGGAGATCGAGGCCAGCAAGTACGGCTTCGCCTATGTGAAGCTCGACGGCAACGTGGGCGTGCTGGGCAACGGGGCCGGGATCGTGATGACCTCCCTGGACGTGGTGAACCGCGCCGGGGCGAAGCCCGCCAACTTCCTCGACATCGGCGGCGGCGCGAAGGCCGACATCGTGTACAACGCGGTCAAGCTGGTGTCCAAGGACCGCGACGTGCAGGCCATCTTCATCAACATCTTCGGCGGCATCACCCGCGCCGACGAGGTGGCGAAGGGCGTCATTCAGGCGCTCAACGAGGGCATCCTGACCAAGCCCGTCCGGATGCGGATCGCGGGCACGGCGGAGGAAGAGGCCAAGGCGCTGCTCGCCGAGGTCAACAGCCCCCTGATCCAGATGTACCCCGACATGTTCCAGGCTGCCGAGGCTGCCGCACAGGAGGCGAACAAGTAA
- the sucD gene encoding succinate--CoA ligase subunit alpha codes for MGILVDSNSRVIVQGITGREGANHARAMREFGTQVVAGVTPGKGGQEFEGWPVYNSVEEAKTAHDANVSIIFVPPAGAADAVLEAAHAGIPLIVLITEGVPTVDMMRAVQEVKALDAMSREQGGQGIRLIGGNCPGLVTSGECKVGIMPNKIYGQKGRVGLISRSGTLTYEAAKLLGDAGLGTSTTVGIGGDPVIGTTFADVLPMFEADPETDAVVVIGEIGGADEEAAAEYIAQNMNKPVVAFISGRSAPKGKRMGHAGAIIMGDVGTPESKLAAFGAANVPVADTMPEIVDLVKKALNVTA; via the coding sequence ATGGGCATCCTCGTCGATAGCAACAGCCGCGTCATCGTCCAGGGCATCACTGGCCGCGAGGGCGCCAACCACGCCCGCGCGATGCGCGAATTCGGCACCCAGGTCGTCGCGGGTGTGACCCCCGGCAAGGGCGGCCAGGAGTTCGAGGGCTGGCCGGTGTATAACTCCGTCGAGGAGGCCAAGACGGCCCACGACGCCAACGTCTCCATCATCTTCGTGCCCCCCGCCGGGGCCGCCGACGCCGTGCTGGAGGCCGCCCACGCGGGCATCCCCCTGATCGTCCTGATCACCGAGGGCGTGCCCACCGTGGACATGATGCGCGCCGTGCAGGAAGTGAAGGCCCTCGACGCCATGAGCCGTGAACAGGGCGGTCAGGGCATCCGCCTGATCGGCGGCAACTGCCCCGGCCTCGTCACCAGCGGCGAGTGCAAGGTGGGCATCATGCCCAACAAAATCTACGGGCAAAAGGGCCGCGTGGGCCTGATCTCCCGCTCGGGCACGCTGACCTACGAGGCCGCCAAGCTGCTCGGGGACGCGGGCCTGGGCACGAGCACCACGGTGGGCATCGGCGGCGACCCGGTGATCGGCACGACCTTCGCGGACGTGCTCCCGATGTTCGAGGCCGACCCCGAGACGGACGCGGTGGTCGTGATCGGCGAGATCGGCGGCGCGGACGAGGAGGCGGCGGCCGAGTACATCGCGCAGAACATGAACAAGCCCGTCGTCGCCTTTATCTCGGGCCGCTCCGCCCCCAAGGGCAAGCGCATGGGCCACGCGGGCGCGATCATCATGGGCGACGTGGGCACCCCCGAGAGCAAGCTCGCCGCCTTTGGGGCCGCGAACGTGCCCGTCGCCGACACCATGCCCGAGATCGTGGACCTGGTGAAAAAGGCGCTGAACGTCACCGCCTGA